CGCACGAGCCACCGTTGCCGCCGGAGTAGCTGCTCTTCCGCCACTGTCGCGGCGAGACGGACTCATCGAGGGTGGATTGCATGCTCGTGTTCCTCCACTGCTTTCATGATCCGGTCCAGGGACTCCTCTTGCGGCAACGCAGCAGTCCGTACGAAATCGTAGGCCAGGCGGCATTTTTCGACCAAAGCGGTTTCATCCACCAAGTGACCGGCGTTCACGCTCTCCATGTACGCCAGGGGTGGCGCGTCGTCAAAGGTCATCAGGCTGATCATCCCTTCGAGCAGAGCATGCGCCCCCGCTTCGAACTCCACGACCTGGACAACGATCTGCCGGTTGGTGATCAACTCGGCGATGTGCCGGAGCTGCTCAGCCATGATCTTCCTACTGCCGACCACCCGCCTGAGCACCGCCTCATCGAGAACCGCCCAATACAAGAGCCTTGTCGGGTCGCCGATGAGTACCTGTCGCTCCATCCGACCGGTGAGGCGTCCCTCCAACTTCTCCTCGTCAAGCAACGGTTGAGCAGCCAGGATGATCGACTCCGCATACCTCCGCGTCTGGAGCAGTCCCGGCACCACGAGGGGCGCATACTCCAGGATCGTCTTCGCCCGGAGTTCGTGCTCCGCAGCTTCGACGAAATAGTCGGCGAACTGTCTGCTTCGCATGGTCCGCACCAGTGAGTGCAGCCGTTCGAGGTGGCCGTCGGCCGAAAGCACCGCGTCCAGTTGGCGCGACAGGTCTTCCTGCGGGCGCCGGGTGGCCTTCTCCAACTGGCTGACGTACGTCGGCGAGATGAAGACCAGGTCCGCGAGTTCCTGCTGGGAGAGCCCGGCCTTCTCGCGCAGCCGCCGCAGTTCCGCTCCGTAGAACGTGGCCGGGGACCGGGTCGGGTCGAGCGGTGAAGGACTGACCATGGCTCACCTCTACGCAGAGTGCTTGTCAGGATTTCTCCGCTTCCCAGGCTAGTGCGGTTCCGCGACGCTCGAAGCACAGAACGTGACATTCGTGGCATGAGGAAAGGGTGGTAATCGCCGTGGCCAACTCCTTGCTCGACCGGTTGGATCGGCAGGACCGCGCCTTCGGGCGCAAGGTGTGCGACGGCCTCCGGGAAGCACTCGATTCGGCCGGGGTCAAGCTGCCCTCGCTGGCGGTGGAGCGGGCGGCCACCGGGAGGTACCTGGTGCAGCTCGGTGGCGTCACCCCGGACGTGGCGGGCGAGTTGGCGGCCCTGATCTGGACGGGCGCCCCCTACGTGCGCGCCGTACGGAGCGGGGGGCTCAGCGGGGACGTCTCGATGCTCTGGTCGCCGGAGCGCGGCGAGTTGCTGATCGACGCGGCGACCGGACGGCTCGGCGAGTTCTCCCACGCGGACGAGCGTGGCGACCTGGTACTCGTACCGGCCGACGGGGGCGAGCCCTGGTCGGTCGGCCGGTGCGCGGTGCGTCACCCCACCCGCGCGGACCTGGCGCAGGCCGGTCTCGCCCACCCCGCACCGTCCGCATCGACACCGAATTGAGGAAGAAGTGCGGTACACCGGAAGGCCGTTGGAGGACACCGGTGCTCCCCGGCGAGCTGTCCCGCCCGGCCCCGGGCGCCGCCTCGTGAACGACGCGCTGCGGCAGCGGGCCTGGCAGATCGCCGAGAAGCTCGCCGAGGCCGATGGCGGGGAGGCCCGGCTGACCGTCATCCCGGACGGCTACCGGGTCGAACTCCTCCTCACCAGCCCCCACGGACCCGACGACCAGCAGGCCGTCCTCAAGGCACTCGCCCTCGGCGACCGCTGGGGGCACAAGTACTCCCCGCCCGCCCGCAACAACGGCACCGCCCGCGAAACCGTCTGGAGCGAAGTGCACGCACGGGCCGCCCAGGACCCGGCCGGACCGGTCGGCGGCTGAACAGGCCCCGGCGGGCCCTCAGCCGGTCGCGCCGCCGGCTTCGCTCTGCCGCAGCCGGACCCAGGAGTCGTGGTCGTCCTCCAGGATCGCCTGGTACTCGTCGATCAGCGGCAGCAGCCGGACCGGCTCCGGCACCGCGTCACCGTACTCGGCCTTCAGCAGGCCGAGGCGGCGGCGCAGCGAGTTCAGCCGGTGCACGGTGTCGGCGCGCTGGATCCAGAGCGTGCGGTAGCCGAAGAACGCCGCCCAGGCGGCCAGCACGGTGACCAGCGCGCCGGTGACCAGCGCGACGTCGGAGAGCCGGCTGGCGGCGGGCTCGCCGACCTTCAGGCCGAGCAGCACGGTGACCAGCGCGGACAGGCTGACGGTGGCCAGTTGCAGGGTCAGCGCCCGCCGCCGGTCCCAGTCGCGGCGGCGCCGGCGCTCCTTCAGCTCGGCGTCGAGCTCGGCCTCCAGCCAGGCCAACTTCCGTTGTGCGGCGGCGGATTCGGCAGGTCCGGCGAATTCGGTGTCCATGGTTTCCTCCCCGGCCGGGAGGATACCGGGCTCAGTCCCCGGCGGGCGGGTTCCCGCTCGTCAGGTGCGCGAACTCCGCGAGGTTGCGGGTGGATTCGCCGCGCTTGGTGCGCCACTCCCACTCGCGCCGGATCGCGGTCGCGAAGCCCAGCTCCAGCAGGGTGTTGAACGGCTCGTCGGCGTTCTCCAGCACGCTGCCCAGCAGCCGGTCCACCGCGTCCGGGGTCAGCGCCTCCAGCGGCAGCCGGCCGACCAGGTAGACGTCGCCGAGCGGGTCGACCGCGTACGCGACGCCGAACATCCTGGTGTTGCGCTCCAGCAGCCAGCGGTGGAACGCCTCGTGGTTCTCGTCCGGCCGTCGGATCACGAACGCGTTCACCGACAGCGTGTGGTCCCCGATCCGCAGCGCGCACGCCGTGGAGAGCTTGCGCGTCCCCGGCAGCGCGGCGACCACGGTGTACGGATCGGCGGCGGCCGGCTCCCAGGCCACCCCGGCCTGGTCGAGCGCGGCGCGCAGGAGGGTGAGTGCGTCGTCCTTGGCAGCCATGGCCCCACGCTAGCCCCCCGGCCGGCCGACGCGCGTCCGCGGGGCCCGCGTGCGCGCCGTCACATCAGACCCGCGCCGTCGTGTCAGACCCGCGCCGTCGCGTCAGACCCGCGCCGTCGCTCGGACCCGGGCCCTCGCGTCGAACGTCCGCCCTCGCGTCAGACCCGGGCCGCGGACATCGCCCCCGTGTAGACCTCCGCGGTGGCACCGGCCGCGGTGAGCCAGCCGAAGGCGGCGGCGTGGCGGGCGGCGGCGGCGCCCCGGACGGGCGTGAGGGAGGGGTCGGCGACGTAGGGGTGCAGGGCGCGGGCCCAGGCTTCCGGGTCGTGGCCGGGGACGAGGGTGCCGGTGCGGCCGTCGCGGACGGCGACCGGGAGGCCGCCGACGGCGGCGGCGACCACGGGGGTGCCGCAGGCCTGGGCCTCCAGGGCGACCAGGCCGAAGGACTCGCTGTGGGAGGGCATCACCAGGGCGGTGGCGGCCCGGTACCAGTCGGCCAGGCGGGGCTGGTCGACCGGCGGGTGGAAGCGGACCACGTCGCCGATGCCGAGCTGGGCGGCCAGCTTGTGCAGGCTCTCGGGGCGGGCCAGGCCGGTGCCGGAGGGGCCGCCGACCACCGGGACGACCAGGCGCTCGCGCAGCCGGGGGTGCCGGTCCAGCAGCCGGGCGACGGCCTTGAGCAGGACGTCGGGCGCCTTGAGGGGCTGTATCCGGCCCGCGAACAGCAGCACCGCCGCGCCCTGCGGCAGGCCGAGCCGGGCCCGGGCGGCGGCCCGGGAGTCGGGGCCGTCGGGGCGGAAGACGTCCAGGTTCACGCCGGGGTGGACGACGGCCAGCTGGTCGGGGCGGGCGGCGTAGTGGTGGGCCAGCTCGGCGGCCTCCTCCGCGGTGTTGGCGATCAGCCGGTCGGCGGCGCCGACCACCTGGGTCTCGCCGATCACCCGGGCGGCGGGCTCCGGGGTGTCGCCCTCGGCGAGCGCCGCGTTCTTCACCTTGGCCATGGTGTGCATGGTGTGCACCAGCGGGACGCCCCAGCGCTCGGCGGCCAGCCAGCCGACCTGGCCGGAGAGCCAGTAGTGCGAGTGCACCAGGTCGTAGTAGCCGGGGCGGTGGCCGGCCTCGGTGCGCAGCACGCCGTGGGTGAAGGCGCACAGCTGGGCCGGCAGGTCCTCCTTGAACAGGCCCTCGTACGGCCCGGCCGTGACGTGCCGGACCAGCACGCCGGGGGCGAGCTCGACGGCGGGCGGGTCGTCCGAGCTGACGGCGCGGGTGAACACCTCGACCTCGATGTCCAGCTCGGCGAGGCGCTTGGCCAGCTCCACGATGTACACGTTCATCCCGCCGGCGTCCCCCGTGCCGGGCTGGTGCAGCGGCGAGGTGTGGACGCTCAGCATCGCGATCCGGCGCGGCCGACGGGCGCGGGCCGGGGCGGGGGCGCGGTCGCGGCGGGTGCCGCGGGTGCGGTGCGGCGCGGCTCCCGGCGGGACGTGCGGACGAGGTGCTGGGTCACCTGCGGAAGCCTCCCTGTGCGCCGGCCGTCTGGTCTGCTCTTCTCGTGCCGCCGCCCGCGGCCGGCGGCAGCGGGCGGCGGGACGTCAGCCAGGGCAACCGGGGAACGCGTCGCCGTATTCCCGCCGGCGGACGCGGGACGGGTGCGGGTGCCGGTGCGGGCGGACCGGCTGCGTACGCTTGGTGCCCATGGCCGCACGCGACACGCCGCTGTCCCGGGGCCGGTCGAGCCGGCCGGTGGGGACGATCACCCGGGGCACCACGAACACCAACCGGCTGCGGCGGATGGACCGGTGGATCGCGTACACCGCGGGCCGGGCGCTGCGGGCGTCGACGGCCCCGCCGGTCGCGGTGGACCTGGGGTACGGCGCGGCGCCGTGGACGGCGGTGGAGCTGTCCGCGCGGCTGCGGGCGGTGCGGGCGGACGTCCGGGTGGTCGGGATCGAGATCGACCCGGCCCGGGTGGCGGCGGCGCTGCCGATGGCCGAGCCGCCGCTGCTGGAGTTCCGCCGGGGCGGCTTCGAGGTGCC
This is a stretch of genomic DNA from Kitasatospora fiedleri. It encodes these proteins:
- a CDS encoding helix-turn-helix domain-containing protein, yielding MVSPSPLDPTRSPATFYGAELRRLREKAGLSQQELADLVFISPTYVSQLEKATRRPQEDLSRQLDAVLSADGHLERLHSLVRTMRSRQFADYFVEAAEHELRAKTILEYAPLVVPGLLQTRRYAESIILAAQPLLDEEKLEGRLTGRMERQVLIGDPTRLLYWAVLDEAVLRRVVGSRKIMAEQLRHIAELITNRQIVVQVVEFEAGAHALLEGMISLMTFDDAPPLAYMESVNAGHLVDETALVEKCRLAYDFVRTAALPQEESLDRIMKAVEEHEHAIHPR
- a CDS encoding SLATT domain-containing protein: MDTEFAGPAESAAAQRKLAWLEAELDAELKERRRRRDWDRRRALTLQLATVSLSALVTVLLGLKVGEPAASRLSDVALVTGALVTVLAAWAAFFGYRTLWIQRADTVHRLNSLRRRLGLLKAEYGDAVPEPVRLLPLIDEYQAILEDDHDSWVRLRQSEAGGATG
- the mshA gene encoding D-inositol-3-phosphate glycosyltransferase, whose product is MLSVHTSPLHQPGTGDAGGMNVYIVELAKRLAELDIEVEVFTRAVSSDDPPAVELAPGVLVRHVTAGPYEGLFKEDLPAQLCAFTHGVLRTEAGHRPGYYDLVHSHYWLSGQVGWLAAERWGVPLVHTMHTMAKVKNAALAEGDTPEPAARVIGETQVVGAADRLIANTAEEAAELAHHYAARPDQLAVVHPGVNLDVFRPDGPDSRAAARARLGLPQGAAVLLFAGRIQPLKAPDVLLKAVARLLDRHPRLRERLVVPVVGGPSGTGLARPESLHKLAAQLGIGDVVRFHPPVDQPRLADWYRAATALVMPSHSESFGLVALEAQACGTPVVAAAVGGLPVAVRDGRTGTLVPGHDPEAWARALHPYVADPSLTPVRGAAAARHAAAFGWLTAAGATAEVYTGAMSAARV
- a CDS encoding type III secretion system chaperone family protein; translated protein: MAAKDDALTLLRAALDQAGVAWEPAAADPYTVVAALPGTRKLSTACALRIGDHTLSVNAFVIRRPDENHEAFHRWLLERNTRMFGVAYAVDPLGDVYLVGRLPLEALTPDAVDRLLGSVLENADEPFNTLLELGFATAIRREWEWRTKRGESTRNLAEFAHLTSGNPPAGD